The following proteins are co-located in the Salvelinus namaycush isolate Seneca chromosome 31, SaNama_1.0, whole genome shotgun sequence genome:
- the cd180 gene encoding LOW QUALITY PROTEIN: CD180 antigen (The sequence of the model RefSeq protein was modified relative to this genomic sequence to represent the inferred CDS: inserted 2 bases in 1 codon; deleted 1 base in 1 codon; substituted 2 bases at 2 genomic stop codons) → MYEIPDVVSGRLTLKSPSLSTELGNQLMFLSDDAFVGPQSLKHLSLTPTSMDDLKFLPSHNLTSLETLDLGDNDIDSLHDLNQFNXQKMRTLKLPMNCLQNISAAEVXPYXRMPAFDVSFEGNIIVYIIPKSCHFNSLDLSDCLSEGDISIILAGLRGVQTNILSLGVYEDSPPATMRAESLHAFCNTTVNELSLQLQHFPDLTDDAPFECLKGLQKLDLTRSNLHSLPASIAKMASLTHLILNSFKDLCQTNAALLPQLTVLSVKGNRAQQLTFGMDFKESCQRNATKLKQLDLSQSSLLTGGAQCCGPLRRLNISWKFGDFSVQWNLLEVLKSLESLNLRGGSFKDRIVSNGEMFIHVPLLQRLVLAVCDVISVNKNAFRYLTNLAYADLSGNKLVVASMNEFSTLNNVLLNLAMNQIEIVDVDCVKALTEKSKIDLSDNPLACNCSNIQLIGWIQSNANKVMNIDRTMCWFKGKSLFDRGQDELHKTFIAIILILLSPNYYN, encoded by the exons GGAACCAGTTAATGTTTTTGTCGGATGATGCTTTTGTAGGACCTCAGTCCCTGAAACATCTTAGTTTAACTCCGACATCAATGGATGATCTGAAATTCCTCCCCTCGCAT AATCTCACATCTTTAGAGACACTGGACCTTGGTGACAATGACATTGACTCCTTACATGATCTAAACCAGTTCAACTAGCAAAAAATGAGGACACTCAAACTTCCAATGAATTGCCTCCAGAATATATCAGCTGCAGAGGT GCCGTACTGAAGAATGCCAGCCTTCGACGTCAGCTTCGAAGGCAACATCATTGTGTACATTATACCCAAGTCCTGTCACTTCAACAGCCTAGATTTGAGTGACTGTCTCAGCGAAGGAGACATTTCAATAATCTTAGCCGGATTGAGAGGAGTTCAGACCAACATTCTCTCTCTGGGGGTCTACGAGGACAGCCCACCTGCCACCATGCGGGCTGAGTCCCTTCACGCTTTCTGTAACACCACTGTGAATGAACTGAGCCTCCAACTACAGCACTTCCCAGATCTGACCGATGACGCCCCATTCGAGTGCCTGAAGGGCCTTCAGAAGCTGGACCTCACCAGGTCTAATCTCCACTCCCTGCCGGCCTCCATCGCCAAGATGGCATCTCTTACCCACCTCATCCTGAACAGCTTCAAGGACCTGTGTCAGACCAACGCCGCCTTGCTTCCCCAGCTGACTGTTCTGTCTGTGAAGGGCAACCGGGCCCAACAGCTGACCTTCGGGATGGACTTTAAAGAGAGCTGCCAGAGGAATGCCACCAAGCTGAAGCAGCTTGACTTGAGTCAAAGCAGTTTGCTGACAGGCGGAGCTCAGTGCT GTGGTCCTCTCCGAAGGCTAAATATCTCATGGAAGTTTGGTGACTTCAGTGTCCAGTGGAACCTTCTGGAAGTTCTGAAAAGCCTGGAGAGTCTCAATTTGAGGGGCGGTTCCTTTAAGGACAGGATTGTTTCTAATGGTGAGATGTTTATACATGTTCCTCTTCTACAGAGACTGGTTTTGGCAGTGTGTGATGTCATATCTGTCAATAAGAATGCATTTCGCTACCTCACCAACCTGGCGTATGCAGATCTTAGTGGTAATAAACTAGTTGTAGCCAGTATGAATGAATTCTCTACACTGAATAATGTCCTGCTAAATTTAGCCATGAATCAGATAGAAATAGTTGACGTAGACTGTGTCAAAGCTTTAACAGAAAAGAGCAAAATTGACCTGAGTGACAACCCTTTAGCATGCAACTGTTCCAATATTCAATTAATTGGTTGGATTCAGAGCAATGCCAATAAAGTGATGAACATTGATAGGACAATGTGTTGGTTCAAAGGAAAG AGCCTGTTTGACAGGGGACAAGATGAGCTCCATAAGACATTTATCGCAATCATTCTTATCCTACTCTCCCCAAACTACTACAACTAG